Genomic segment of Streptomyces alboniger:
TGATGATGTGGACGACCGGGACGCCCGCGGCCCTGGCCCGCTCCAGCAGGCGTGCCCCCGCCGCGAGTGCCGCCTCGGCACCTTCCAGGGCCATGACTCCGGTCCGGTAGGTGTTCTGAAAGTCGATCATGATCAGGGCGGACTCGCTCAACCGGGGCGGCTGGTTGTCCAGGCCGATCACGTCGCGCAGGGTCGTGGACGCGTGGTGGGTGGTCATGGTCATCGGATGCCTTTCGATGGGAACAGTGATGGTCAGCCGGTGCTGACACGGAACCGGCGGCGGTAGGCGGCCGGGGTGATGGCGAGTTGGCGCCGGAAGGCGCGGTGCAGGGTCTCCACCGAACCGAGTCCGGCGGCCGCGGCGACCTGCTCCAGGGAACGGTCGGTGCTCTCCAGGAGCCGGCGGGCCGCCTCCACCCGGGCCGCCTCGACGTAGTCGGCGGCGCTGGTGCCCGTCTCCTGTTTGAACACGCGGGCGAAGTGCCGCTCGCTGAGGCACATCCGGGCCGCCAGCGCCGCCGCGGACAGGTCGTCGCCGAGGTGCCCGGCGATCCACAGCCGCAGCTCGTCGATGTCACGGCGGTCGGACGCGGGGCGGCTGAGCGGCACGGAGAACTGGCTCTGCCCGCCCTGCCGCTTCAGGAACATCACCAGCTGCCGGGCGACCGCCAGGGCGATGTCCTCCCCCTGGTCCTCGGCCACCAGCGCCAGTGCGAGATCCAGGCAGGCGCTGATCCCGGCACCCGTCCACAACCGGCCGCGGTCGGTGCGTACGAAGATCGGGTCCGGGTCGACCGTGACGGCGGGGTGGTCGGCGGCGAGCTGTGCGGCGGTCGACCAGTGGGTCGTCGCCGTCCTGCCGTCGAGGAGTCCGGCCGCGGCCAGCAGATGGGCGCCGACACAAACCGACGCCACTCGCCGGGCGCCCGGGGCGGTCTCCCGCAGCCACTGGACGACCTCGCCGTCGATACGGGCGCGGGGGCCGTCGTCGGTCATGTCGACCGCGCCGGGCACCAGCAGGGTGTCCACCCGCCCGCCGACCTCCTCGAAGGACACGTCGGTGAGCAGCCGCACGCCCGCCGACGTGCGCACCGGGCCGACGACCGGCCCGGCGAGGCGGACCTCGTACCCGGCACGGCCCCCGGTCTCGCGGTTGGCCAGCGAGAAGACCTCGGCAGGGCCGGTCACGTCGAGGAGATCGACATCGGGGAAGACCGCGATGACGACGCGGTGTGAAGGGGGCATGCGGCCATCCTCCCGGCCACCGCCCGATGGCGGCAATGACGATTCCCTGTCACATCCGGACACGCCCCCCCACGGTCGTGCCCGTGACGCCCGGGGCACCCGTGACACACGGAAGCGGGCCCGGCGGAACGAATCCGCCGGGCCCGCTTGCGTAGGGGTGTACGTCAGTCCGTGCCGGACTCCATCGCGGCGCGGTCCAGCATCGACTCCTCGTCCGTCGTCTCGCCGCGCGAGGCGATCGCCTGGGCGCCGCCCGCGTCCATGGCGCCGATCAGACCCGTCGAGGCCGCCTGCGCGGCACCGATCGGCGTCGGGTGGACGGTGCCGACCAGGCCCAGCTCCACGTACTGCTCAAGACGGGAACGCGAGTCCGCGATGTCGAGGTTGCGCATGGTGAGCTGGCCGATCCGGTCCACCGGGCCGAACGCCGAGTCCTCGGTCCGCTCCATGGAGAGCTTGTCCGGGTGGTAGCTGAGCGCCGGGCCCCGAGTGTCGAGGATCGAGTAGTCCTCGCCGCGCCGCAGCCGCAGCGTCACCTCGCCGGTGATCGCCGCGCCCACCCAGCGCTGGAGCGACTCGCGCACCATCAGCGCCTGCGGGTCGAGCCAGCGGCCCTCGTAGAGCAGCCGCCCGAGCCGCCTGCCCTCGTTGTGGTACGCGGCCACGGTGTCCTCGTTGTGGATCGCGTTGACCAGGCGCTCGTAGGCGATGTGCAGCAGCGCCATGCCCGGCGCCTCGTAGATGCCGCGGCTCTTGGCCTCGATGACGCGGTTCTCGATCTGGTCGGACATGCCGAGGCCGTGCCGGCCGCCGATCGCGTTGGCCTCCATGACGAGGTCGACCGGGGAGGGGAACTCCTTGCCGTTGACCGTCACGGGACGGCCCTGGTCGAAGCCGATCGTGACGTCCTCGGTGCCGATCTCCACCGACGGGTCCCAGAACCGCACGCCCATGATCGGGTCGACGGTCTCCAGGCCGGTGTCGAGGTGCTCCAGCGTCTTCGCCTCGTGCGTGGCGCCCCAGATGTTGGCGTCCGTGGAGTACGCCTTCTCCGTGGAGTCACGGTAGGGCAGCCCGTGCGCGACCAGCCACTCCGACATCTCCTTGCGGCCGCCCAGCTCGCTCACGAAGTCCGCGTCCAGCCAGGGCTTGTAGATCCGCAGGTGCGGGTTGGCGAGCAGGCCGTAGCGGTAGAACCGCTCGATGTCGTTGCCCTTGAACGTGGAGCCGTCGCCCCAGATCTGCACGCCGTCCTCGAGCATGGCCCGCACGAGGAGCGTGCCGGTCACGGCCCGCCCCAGCGGCGTGGTGTTGAAGTACGGACGTCCGCCCGACTTGATGTGGAACGCACCGCAGGCGAGCGCCGCAAGGCCTTCCTCGACCAGCGCGGCACGGCAGTCGACGAGTCGGGTGATCTCGGCGCCGTACGCGGAGGCTCGGCCGGGCACGGACGCGATATCGGGCTCGTCGTACTGCCCGATGTCGGCGGTGTAGGTGCACGGGACGGCGCCCTTGTCGCGCATCCAGGCGACGGCGACGGAGGTGTCGAGACCGCCGGAGAAGGCGATGCCGACGCGCTCGCCGGTGGGAAGGGAGGTGAGGACCTTGGACATGGCAAGAGTATGCATCAGAATGCATGGCCATGCAAACAGCTCTCGCCCGGCCGGCTCACATGTTCTTCGCGCCCGCCTTGATCGCCTCCCGGATGCGGGTGTACGTGCCGCAGCGGCAGATGTTGCGGATCTCGTCCAGATCGCGCTCCTCGATCTCACGTCCCTCGGCGGCGGCCCGGCGCACCTTGGCGACGGCGGTCATGATCTGCCCCGGCTGGCAGTAGCCGCACTGGGCGACGTCCAGCTCCAGCCAGGCCTCCTGCATCGGGTGCAGCTCCTTGCCGACGGTGGCGGGCAGCCCCTCGATCGTGGTGATCTCGTCATCAGGGGCGATCTTGGAGACGGGGACCGAGCAGGGGTTGAAGGCCTTGCCGTTGATGTGCGACGTACAGGCCTGGCAGACGCCGATGCCGCAGCCGTACTTGGGTCCGGTCACGCCGAGGAGATCACGCAGGACCCACAGGAGACGTACGTCGTCCTCGGCCTCGACGGTGATCCGCTCGCCGTTCAGTGTGAAGGTGTGGCTCGCCATGGCGGGAATCAGGCTCCTCAGAAGGCGCGGTCGAGACCGTCGGTGGGGGACTGGGGGGTGGAGGGCTCGCGGGGGAGCGGGTCGAAGCCGAGCGTGCCGTGGTTGATGGGGAAGCTCGTCGGCAGCGTCCCGGTCGCGCGCGCGTACGCGCAGGCGATGGCGGCGAACGCGGGAGCGACCCCCAACTCGCCCGCACCAGCGGGCTTCTCGCTGTCGCTCGGCATGATCACCACGCGCAGTTCGAGCGGCGTGTTCCACTGCCTCGTATAGAAGTAGTTGTCCCAGCTGCCCTCCAGCGGCAGGCCGTCCTTGATGTGCAGGCTGGACGTGAGGGCCATCGCGAGCGCGTCGTTGAAACCGCCCATCATCTGGGCCTCCAGGCCGCGCGGGTTGATGGCGAACCCCGCGTCGACGACCATCAGCGCCTTGGTGACGCGCGGTCCCGTCACCGCGTCCCGGATCTTCCGGTTGACGGTCTCGGGGCGGCAGTCGATCTCGACGAGCGCGGCGACCGCGCCCCGGTACTCCGCGTGTACGCCGACGCCCTGCGCCATCCCGGCGGGAAGCGGCCTGCCCCAGCCGCCCTCCTCGGCCGCCCGGTCCAGAACGGCCCGCAGCCGCTTGTCCTTGAGGAACGCGCGGCGGAACTCCACCGGGTCCCTGCCCATCCTCGCGGCGAGCTGATCGACGACCAGCTCCCGCGCGCACGCCACGTTCGGGGAGTAGATGTTGCGCATGCTGCCCGTGTTGAACCTCAGCGGCACCTCGTTCAGCAACTGGGTCGTGGCGCCGAAGTGGTACGGCGTGGACTGTGTCAGCTGGAAGATCGTCTCGGCGAACGTCAAGTTGCCCGCGACGGGCAGCTTTGCCGCGGCCGACGTGATCATCTCGCCGAGACCGTGGCCGAAGTCGGTCTGCGAGCCGGTGTGCCGCTGCTCGTAACTGAGGACGTTGCCGAGGGCGTGCGTCGCCCGTACGCGCGAGACGCACATCGGATGCGTACGGCCCTGGCGGAAGTTGTCCGTGCGGGACCACGACAGCTTGACCGGCTTGCCCATCTTCTGGGAGATCTCCGCCGCCTCGGCCGCCACGTCGTGGAAGAGATGCCGGCCGAAGGACCCGCCGCCCTCCACCACATGCACGGTGACCGCCTTTTGGGGCAGCCCCAGCCGGGCGGCGATGTCCTGCTGGGCCACGATCGGGACCTTGAGGCTCGACCAGATCTCGGCGCGGTCGGCCCGCACGTCGGCTATCGCGTTGTCCGGCTCCAGCGGGCTGTTGCTGGCGAACGCGAAGGTGAACTCGGCGTCGAGCTTCTTGGTGAACAGCGGCGGTACGACCATGGGCAGGGCAGCCGCTTTGATCTTGCGCAGGACGGTGTCGTCCGATTCCGTGTCCACCGTGCCGCGCCCCCAGGTCACCTCCAGGGCGCGCAGCGCGTCGACGCACTGGCCGAAGGTCGCGCCCCGCACGGCCACACCGTGCTCGATCACCGCGACATCGGTGATGCCCGGCATCCGCAGGACCGCGTCGGCGTTGTGCACCGCCTTCACCGTGCCGTTGATCGTCGGCGGCCTGCGCACCATGGTGGGCTTGGCGTCCGGGACGTCGTGGTCCATGCCGAACTTCTTGCGGCCGGTGACGATCTCCAGGGCGTCGATACGGTTGCGGGGCGTGCCGAGCACCGTGAAGTCCTCGCGGGGCTTGAGCCGCGCGGTGGCCGCGCGGACCTTCGCGCTCGCGGCCTTCTCGGCCAGTGAGCCGTACGTGGCGCTGCGGGCCCCGCACCGGATCACGCCGTCCTCGACCGTCAGCCGGGAGGCCGCCACGCCCCACTCCTCGGCCGCCGTCGACACGAGCCGCTGCCGGGCGACGGCGGCGGCGGTGCGGACCGGCAGATACATGCTGCGCATCGAGTTCGAGCCGCCGGTGAACTGGTTCATCAGCAACTCGGGCCGCGCGTCGGCGAGCGCGACCCGCACCTTGTCCAGCGGCAGGTCCATCTCCTCGGCGATCATCATGGCGATCGCGGTGGTCATGCCCTGGCCCACCTCCGCGCGGGGCACGGCGAAGGAGGCGGTGCCGTCCGTGTGCACCTGGACGGAGATCAGGCCGGACGTGGGCGCCGCCACCAGGTTCTGCAAGTCGCCGAGATCGAAGAGGTTCTCGGGCTGCGGCGGGGACGGTACGGCTGCCGCGGCCTCCTGCCCCTGGACCGCGTCGGCGCCGAAGCGGACGCCGACGGCGAGGGTCGGGGCGGCGAGCAGGTAGGCGAGCACTCTGCGGCGCTCGGGAGCGTGGGGGGCGTCGGGAGCCGGAGGCTCCGGCTCCGGCGGGGGAGCGGGTTCTGTCATGGGCGTCCTTCCAGAGGAGGGGGGAACGAGTGGTACGAGTCAACGGCGGGACAAGTGTGGCGTGTTGGAGGCGGTGCGGAGCGGTCCGGGGCGGCCCGGCGGCCGGGAATCATCGGTCCACGTGGTGCGCGCCAGGTGGCAGGTGCGAGGTGGCAGCTGCCATGGTCCGTACGGCAGTGCGACGCCCACTGTTCGCTCGGGCGTCATCTGCCGTCACCCGCGATCGACGAGCATCTGGGATTCATCTGAGATCCGTTCGCGGTATCCCGAACCGCGGTATCCCGAGGGGACAACGTTGCGACGCCCACGTCCAGGACGTACGTACCGAGGCAGCGGCACGGCCGCCGCGGGCTCACTGGCGGCCGTGCTGTCACTGGCCCTGGCGGGGTGTGGGTTCGCCGGCCTCGGGGAGGGGGACGGGGACGACCGCGCGTCCGCCGCTCCCGCCGCCGTCGCGGGGATCGACTGCGCGAAGACGGGAAAGGTGCCCGGGACGGGGTCCAGCGCCCAGCAGAGCGCGATGAAGTTCTGGATCAAGGAGTACCAACGCGCCTGCCCCGGCGTGCGGATCGCCTACAACCCGATCGGCTCCGGGGCCGGTAGCGCCCAATTCCTGCGGGGAGCCACCGCTTTCGGCGGCTCCGACAGCGCGTTGAAGCCGGACGAGGTCGCCCTGTCCAAGGACGTCTGCCGGGGCGGCCGCGCGATCGACCTGCCCATGGTCGGCGGGCCCGTCGCGATCGGATACGACCTGCCGGGCGTCGACAGCCTGGTCCTCGACGCCCCGACGCTCGCGAAGATCTTCGACCGGCGGATCACCAGCTGGGACGACCCGCTCATTCAGCGGCTCAATCCCGGTGCCGAACTGCCCTCCATGCCGATCCGCCCCGTTCACCGCTCCGACGACTCGGGCACCACGCAGAACTTCCAGGCGTATCTCGCGGGCGCGGCCCCCGACGCCTGGCGACACCCAGTGGGCAAGGCCTGGCAGGGCAGGGGCGGCGCGTCCGCGAGCGGGTCGAGCGGAGTCGCGGCGGAGGTCACTTCCGGCTTCGGCGCGATCGGCTACTTCGAACTGTCCTTGGCGCGGGCCCGGCACATCAAGACCGTCAGCATCGACACGGGCGCGCCCGCCCCCGTCAGGCCCACGCCTACGACGGCGTCGGCCGGTATCGCGGCGGCGGCCCGCGTCGCGGGCAAGGGCAAGGACATGACGCTGAAGTTCCGCTACGGTTCCTCGGCGCCGGGCGCGTACCCGATCGTCCAGGTCACCTACGAGATCGTGTGTGACAAGGGGAACCAGCAGGCGACCCTGCCCGCACTGAAGTCGTTCCTGAGCTACACCGCGAGCGAGGCGGGCCAGGAGCCGCTGTCCCGCCTGCACTACGCGCCACTGCCGGAGTCCGTCGCGGGGCGGGTACGCGAGGTGGTCCGCACGCTCGCCTGACCGGCGGGCGGGCCTCGCGGTGGCGCGGGCCTCGCGGTGGCGCGGGCCTTGCTGCGGCGCGGGTTGGCCTCACCAGGGTGTGGGCTCGCCCTGCCCCGGGCGCCGGTTCGTCCCGCCCGGGCACGGGTTCGCCATAGCTTGAGCGTCGGTCCACGCCACCCGACGTCGGTCCGCCCCACCCGGCGTCGCTCCGAGTCCCCCCCCCGCGGGCAGGAAAAGGCCGGGTGCGAGACTGCCCGTATGTTCACGGAGATCATCGCGGCGGCCGGCGTACTCGCTCTGCTCACGGTGGTGCCAGGGCCGGACATGGCTGTGGTCACCAGACGGGCCGTCAGCTCCGGCTGGCGCGACGGGCTGCGCACGGTCGGCGGCATCACCGCAGGACTGCTGATCTGGGGCGTGCTCACGGTGGCCGGACTCGCCGCCGTGCTGGCCGCTTCGGCCGTCGCCTACACGGCCGTCAAGCTGCTCGGCGCCGCCTATCTCGTCTTCCTCGGGATCCAGGCCCTGGTGCGGAGCCGCAAGGGTGCGCCACCGTCCGCCGCCGTCCCCGGCGCGGCGGCGGACGGCGGCAGCCCATGGCGGACCGGCCTCGTCAGCAACGTCCTCAATCCCAAGATCGCCGTCTTCTACACCGGCCTGCTGCCCACCTTGACGCCCCATTCCCTGCCCTCGCACCTGGGCATGGCCCTGCTGGTCCTGCTGCATGCCACCCTCACCCTGGTCTGGCTGGGCGGTTACGTCATGGTCCTGGCCAAGGCCCGTTCCTTCTTCGGCAGGCCCGCGGTGCGCCGCGCCCTCGACCGGGTGACGGGTGTCGTGCTGATCGGCTTCGGGCTCAAGGTGGCGACGGCCGACAGCTGATACGGGCGCTGAGGCGCCGGGCGCCGGCCCTACTCCTTGTCCCAGGTGACCGGCAGTTCGTGCACCCCGAAGATGTTCATGCCGGTCCGCAGCGGCACCTCCTCGGGCGCGACGGCGAGCCGCAGCGTCGGGAAGCGGGTGAGCAGCGCGGGGAGCGCGACCCGCATCTCGATGCGGGCCAGCTGCTGGCCGAGGCACTGGTGGATGCCGTGGCCGAACCCGAGGTGGCCGGTGGCGTTGCGGCGCACGTCGAGGGTGTCGGGGTCGGGGAACCGCTCCGGGTCGCGGTTGGCCGCCTCCATGGCGACGACCACCGTCTCACCCGCCTTGATCAGTCGGCCCGCCACCTCGGCGTCCTCCAGCGCGGTCCGCGCCCCCGTCTGGGCGACGGTCAGATAGCGCATCAGCTCCTCCACGGCCGTCTCGGCGAGGCCCGGATCGCCTCGCAGGGCCGCGAGTTGGTCCGGGTTGCTCAGCAGAGCGAAGGTGCCGTACGCGATCATGTTGGCGGTGGTGTCGAGGCCCGCGCCCAGCAGGAAGGCACCGATCCCCGCGAGCTCCTCGTCGGTGAGGTCGCTGCTGGTGAGATCGCTGAGAAGGTCGTCGGTAGGGGCGGCCCGCTTGGTGAGGACCAGCTTGTGCAGATAGTCCTGGAACGCCGTCAGGGCGGCGATCTTCTCCTCCTCACTGGTGCCCTGCGTGATGAGCACCTCGGTCTGACGCCGGAAGAAGTCCTGGTCGGCGTAGGGCACTCCGAGGAGTTCGCAGATGATCAGCGCGGGGATGGGCTGCGCGTACTCCTGCACCAGGTCGAGCGTCGGCCCCCGGCGCTCCATGGCGTCGAGGTGGTCGGCGGTGACCTGCTCG
This window contains:
- the pstS gene encoding phosphate ABC transporter substrate-binding protein PstS; this encodes MRRPRPGRTYRGSGTAAAGSLAAVLSLALAGCGFAGLGEGDGDDRASAAPAAVAGIDCAKTGKVPGTGSSAQQSAMKFWIKEYQRACPGVRIAYNPIGSGAGSAQFLRGATAFGGSDSALKPDEVALSKDVCRGGRAIDLPMVGGPVAIGYDLPGVDSLVLDAPTLAKIFDRRITSWDDPLIQRLNPGAELPSMPIRPVHRSDDSGTTQNFQAYLAGAAPDAWRHPVGKAWQGRGGASASGSSGVAAEVTSGFGAIGYFELSLARARHIKTVSIDTGAPAPVRPTPTTASAGIAAAARVAGKGKDMTLKFRYGSSAPGAYPIVQVTYEIVCDKGNQQATLPALKSFLSYTASEAGQEPLSRLHYAPLPESVAGRVREVVRTLA
- a CDS encoding LysE family translocator, producing MFTEIIAAAGVLALLTVVPGPDMAVVTRRAVSSGWRDGLRTVGGITAGLLIWGVLTVAGLAAVLAASAVAYTAVKLLGAAYLVFLGIQALVRSRKGAPPSAAVPGAAADGGSPWRTGLVSNVLNPKIAVFYTGLLPTLTPHSLPSHLGMALLVLLHATLTLVWLGGYVMVLAKARSFFGRPAVRRALDRVTGVVLIGFGLKVATADS
- a CDS encoding cytochrome P450; the encoded protein is MRHELSDEPVRLPIERPSGCPFDPPVAYASLREKRPLTRLRFPDGHVGWLATSHSVVRAILSDSRFSSRYELMHLPYDSGIEGTLGPAPVGDLTGLDAPEHTRYRRLLTGKFTVRRMRLLTERVEQVTADHLDAMERRGPTLDLVQEYAQPIPALIICELLGVPYADQDFFRRQTEVLITQGTSEEEKIAALTAFQDYLHKLVLTKRAAPTDDLLSDLTSSDLTDEELAGIGAFLLGAGLDTTANMIAYGTFALLSNPDQLAALRGDPGLAETAVEELMRYLTVAQTGARTALEDAEVAGRLIKAGETVVVAMEAANRDPERFPDPDTLDVRRNATGHLGFGHGIHQCLGQQLARIEMRVALPALLTRFPTLRLAVAPEEVPLRTGMNIFGVHELPVTWDKE
- a CDS encoding molybdopterin cofactor-binding domain-containing protein; its protein translation is MTEPAPPPEPEPPAPDAPHAPERRRVLAYLLAAPTLAVGVRFGADAVQGQEAAAAVPSPPQPENLFDLGDLQNLVAAPTSGLISVQVHTDGTASFAVPRAEVGQGMTTAIAMMIAEEMDLPLDKVRVALADARPELLMNQFTGGSNSMRSMYLPVRTAAAVARQRLVSTAAEEWGVAASRLTVEDGVIRCGARSATYGSLAEKAASAKVRAATARLKPREDFTVLGTPRNRIDALEIVTGRKKFGMDHDVPDAKPTMVRRPPTINGTVKAVHNADAVLRMPGITDVAVIEHGVAVRGATFGQCVDALRALEVTWGRGTVDTESDDTVLRKIKAAALPMVVPPLFTKKLDAEFTFAFASNSPLEPDNAIADVRADRAEIWSSLKVPIVAQQDIAARLGLPQKAVTVHVVEGGGSFGRHLFHDVAAEAAEISQKMGKPVKLSWSRTDNFRQGRTHPMCVSRVRATHALGNVLSYEQRHTGSQTDFGHGLGEMITSAAAKLPVAGNLTFAETIFQLTQSTPYHFGATTQLLNEVPLRFNTGSMRNIYSPNVACARELVVDQLAARMGRDPVEFRRAFLKDKRLRAVLDRAAEEGGWGRPLPAGMAQGVGVHAEYRGAVAALVEIDCRPETVNRKIRDAVTGPRVTKALMVVDAGFAINPRGLEAQMMGGFNDALAMALTSSLHIKDGLPLEGSWDNYFYTRQWNTPLELRVVIMPSDSEKPAGAGELGVAPAFAAIACAYARATGTLPTSFPINHGTLGFDPLPREPSTPQSPTDGLDRAF
- the argG gene encoding argininosuccinate synthase — its product is MSKVLTSLPTGERVGIAFSGGLDTSVAVAWMRDKGAVPCTYTADIGQYDEPDIASVPGRASAYGAEITRLVDCRAALVEEGLAALACGAFHIKSGGRPYFNTTPLGRAVTGTLLVRAMLEDGVQIWGDGSTFKGNDIERFYRYGLLANPHLRIYKPWLDADFVSELGGRKEMSEWLVAHGLPYRDSTEKAYSTDANIWGATHEAKTLEHLDTGLETVDPIMGVRFWDPSVEIGTEDVTIGFDQGRPVTVNGKEFPSPVDLVMEANAIGGRHGLGMSDQIENRVIEAKSRGIYEAPGMALLHIAYERLVNAIHNEDTVAAYHNEGRRLGRLLYEGRWLDPQALMVRESLQRWVGAAITGEVTLRLRRGEDYSILDTRGPALSYHPDKLSMERTEDSAFGPVDRIGQLTMRNLDIADSRSRLEQYVELGLVGTVHPTPIGAAQAASTGLIGAMDAGGAQAIASRGETTDEESMLDRAAMESGTD
- a CDS encoding (2Fe-2S)-binding protein, coding for MASHTFTLNGERITVEAEDDVRLLWVLRDLLGVTGPKYGCGIGVCQACTSHINGKAFNPCSVPVSKIAPDDEITTIEGLPATVGKELHPMQEAWLELDVAQCGYCQPGQIMTAVAKVRRAAAEGREIEERDLDEIRNICRCGTYTRIREAIKAGAKNM
- a CDS encoding GlxA family transcriptional regulator; this encodes MPPSHRVVIAVFPDVDLLDVTGPAEVFSLANRETGGRAGYEVRLAGPVVGPVRTSAGVRLLTDVSFEEVGGRVDTLLVPGAVDMTDDGPRARIDGEVVQWLRETAPGARRVASVCVGAHLLAAAGLLDGRTATTHWSTAAQLAADHPAVTVDPDPIFVRTDRGRLWTGAGISACLDLALALVAEDQGEDIALAVARQLVMFLKRQGGQSQFSVPLSRPASDRRDIDELRLWIAGHLGDDLSAAALAARMCLSERHFARVFKQETGTSAADYVEAARVEAARRLLESTDRSLEQVAAAAGLGSVETLHRAFRRQLAITPAAYRRRFRVSTG